The proteins below come from a single Roseiflexus sp. RS-1 genomic window:
- a CDS encoding metallophosphoesterase family protein yields the protein MWIFGRKQRSTDSAQVRLFYSSDIHGSERCWLKFLNAAQFYNAQAIIMGGDLTGKMLVPLVEEPQGYRATFLGQETLARDDAELAALEKNIRFNGFYPYRCAPSEYRRLEEEPAYLDQVFRRVMIDAVRRWVALAEERLAGSGIACFVMAGNDDEPALDEVLRNSTFVRNPDGCMLEWGQYQIIGESWVPPTPWHSPREMSEEELERKIRTVADRLTHDRPAIFVLHSPPYRSTLDDAPQVRDDLTVVTEGGQVVMTPVGSIAVRRVIEAFQPVLALHGHIHESRGAVRIGRTLCINPGSAYGEGVLHGALITLEGDRIRAHQLVSG from the coding sequence ATGTGGATCTTTGGACGCAAGCAACGATCAACCGACAGCGCGCAGGTGCGCCTGTTCTACAGCAGTGACATTCACGGCTCGGAACGCTGCTGGCTCAAGTTTTTGAACGCAGCGCAGTTCTACAATGCGCAGGCGATTATTATGGGCGGCGATCTGACGGGTAAAATGCTCGTGCCGCTGGTGGAGGAGCCGCAAGGCTATCGAGCGACGTTTCTGGGGCAGGAGACGCTTGCCCGCGACGACGCTGAACTGGCGGCGCTGGAAAAGAATATCCGCTTCAACGGGTTTTATCCGTACCGCTGCGCGCCATCCGAGTATCGACGGTTGGAAGAGGAACCCGCCTACCTGGATCAGGTGTTCCGCCGCGTTATGATCGACGCAGTACGGCGCTGGGTTGCGCTCGCCGAAGAACGCCTGGCAGGAAGCGGCATTGCCTGCTTTGTGATGGCTGGCAACGACGATGAACCGGCGCTGGACGAGGTGCTGCGCAACAGCACTTTTGTACGCAACCCGGATGGGTGCATGCTGGAATGGGGACAGTACCAGATCATCGGCGAGTCATGGGTGCCGCCAACACCCTGGCACAGCCCGCGTGAGATGAGTGAAGAAGAACTGGAGCGCAAAATCCGCACTGTCGCCGACCGCCTTACGCATGATCGTCCGGCAATCTTCGTGCTGCACAGTCCGCCGTACCGCAGCACGCTCGACGATGCACCGCAGGTGCGCGATGACCTGACAGTTGTCACCGAGGGCGGTCAGGTCGTGATGACGCCGGTGGGAAGTATCGCCGTGCGACGGGTGATCGAAGCGTTCCAACCGGTGCTTGCGCTGCACGGACATATTCACGAGTCGCGCGGCGCGGTGCGCATCGGGCGCACCCTCTGCATCAACCCCGGCAGCGCGTATGGCGAAGGGGTGCTGCATGGCGCACTGATCACCCTGGAAGGAGATCGCATTCGGGCGCATCAACTGGTGAGCGGATAG
- a CDS encoding cyclase family protein → MIYDLTRTLAEGMPVYPGDPQVRLDVIATPPWQVSALHLGSHSGTHLDAPSHYIAGGRSIDTFPPDRFIAPGMVVDARGYAADAPIGAAILDGYDLQPGMIVVIRTGWEAFWQDARYFQHPYLSVDLAHALVERRVSLVAIDALNVDSTPGGGELAHAVLLGADLLIAENLCNLDALICGQAYMFAITPLLLHAADGAPARALAWDIDHRFGTFLRF, encoded by the coding sequence GTGATCTACGATCTGACACGAACGCTTGCAGAAGGAATGCCGGTCTATCCGGGAGATCCGCAGGTGCGCCTCGATGTGATTGCCACCCCGCCGTGGCAGGTCAGCGCCCTGCATCTGGGGAGTCACAGCGGCACCCACCTCGATGCTCCGTCACACTACATCGCTGGCGGGCGCAGCATCGATACATTTCCACCTGATCGCTTCATCGCTCCAGGAATGGTCGTCGATGCCCGCGGATATGCGGCAGACGCCCCGATTGGCGCCGCCATTCTCGATGGCTACGATCTTCAGCCAGGAATGATCGTCGTTATCCGAACCGGTTGGGAGGCATTCTGGCAGGATGCACGCTACTTCCAGCACCCCTACCTGAGCGTCGATCTGGCGCACGCTCTGGTCGAACGGCGTGTGTCGCTGGTGGCGATCGATGCACTGAATGTCGATTCAACCCCTGGCGGCGGCGAATTGGCGCATGCCGTGCTGCTCGGCGCCGATCTGCTCATCGCTGAGAATCTCTGCAATCTCGATGCGCTGATATGCGGGCAGGCGTACATGTTCGCCATCACACCGCTGTTGCTCCACGCTGCCGATGGCGCACCCGCACGCGCCCTGGCATGGGATATCGATCATCGCTTTGGAACCTTCCTTCGTTTTTGA
- a CDS encoding STAS domain-containing protein, whose amino-acid sequence MIIDITGVPLIDTAVANHLILATQGIALLGARTILVGVSPELAQTIVGLGIDVKKLMTHSDLRSAIAFVMKRRQTSSSAR is encoded by the coding sequence ATGATTATCGATATTACCGGCGTGCCATTGATCGACACGGCGGTCGCCAACCATCTGATCCTGGCGACGCAGGGGATCGCACTCCTGGGGGCGCGCACGATCCTGGTTGGCGTATCTCCCGAGCTGGCGCAGACAATCGTTGGGTTGGGGATCGATGTGAAGAAGTTGATGACCCACAGCGATCTGCGCTCGGCGATTGCATTTGTGATGAAGCGGCGGCAAACATCTTCGTCCGCACGTTGA